In Synechococcus sp. KORDI-100, a single window of DNA contains:
- a CDS encoding FAD-dependent oxidoreductase translates to MTAKDRSAAAASHVVVIGAGWGGWGAAKALCEAGVRVTLVDGMADPGGRTPLTTASGKPFEAGTRGFWRDYPNINALTEDLGLRNVFTEFTSSAFWSPQGLEATAPVFGEGLQLPSPLGQAFATVSNFKRLPVADLLSIVGLLVAMLDLNRSDAVYRRYDAMDALTLFQQLQISERMIDDFLRPTLLVGLFKPPEELSAAVTMELLYYYALAHQDSFDVRWIKSRSIAEHLIAPLCERLCSQHQMQLMGGTLAARLNVSADGRAIDSVETREVVTGETGVIDDVDAVVLAVGSKGMGALMQASPQCAALAPELAEAGTLGAIDVVSVRLWLDRTVQVADPANVFSRFEGLRGAGGTFFMLDQLQADTLQELWGDQPVQGSVIASDFYNATAIAELSDQAIVDCLMQDLLPQAQPAFRDAQVVDQEVRRYPGSVSLFSPGSFSQRPPLESSLERVVCAGDWVRMGRREFGAKGLCQERAYVCGLEAANSLLRKGIVQGSDPAASRQHAVLPIRADEPQVVLGRALNKLVMDPLEAAGIRWPWLAG, encoded by the coding sequence ATGACGGCGAAGGATCGATCAGCCGCCGCTGCATCCCATGTGGTGGTGATCGGTGCCGGCTGGGGGGGCTGGGGTGCCGCCAAGGCACTGTGTGAAGCCGGCGTGCGCGTCACCCTGGTGGATGGGATGGCGGATCCCGGTGGCCGCACACCGCTCACCACAGCCAGCGGCAAACCCTTTGAGGCCGGCACCCGCGGCTTCTGGCGGGACTACCCGAACATCAATGCGCTCACCGAGGATCTCGGGCTGCGCAACGTTTTCACTGAGTTCACCAGCAGTGCCTTCTGGTCTCCCCAGGGGCTGGAGGCCACGGCACCGGTGTTCGGAGAAGGGCTGCAGCTGCCCAGTCCACTGGGGCAGGCCTTTGCCACGGTCAGCAACTTCAAGCGACTGCCGGTCGCCGATCTACTGAGCATCGTCGGACTGCTGGTCGCCATGCTCGATCTGAACCGCAGCGATGCGGTCTATCGCCGCTACGACGCGATGGACGCGTTGACCCTGTTCCAGCAGTTGCAGATCAGCGAACGCATGATCGACGACTTCCTGCGGCCGACGTTGCTGGTGGGTCTGTTCAAACCGCCGGAGGAGCTCTCGGCGGCGGTGACGATGGAGCTGCTCTACTACTACGCCCTGGCCCATCAGGATTCCTTTGATGTGCGCTGGATCAAGTCCAGGAGCATTGCCGAGCATCTGATCGCTCCCCTGTGTGAGCGGTTGTGCAGCCAGCATCAGATGCAGCTGATGGGGGGAACCCTGGCGGCTCGCCTGAATGTCTCGGCCGATGGGAGGGCGATTGATTCCGTGGAGACGCGGGAGGTTGTCACCGGTGAGACGGGTGTAATCGACGACGTCGATGCTGTGGTGCTGGCGGTGGGATCCAAGGGAATGGGGGCATTGATGCAGGCGTCGCCGCAGTGCGCGGCGTTGGCGCCGGAGCTTGCGGAGGCAGGTACGCTTGGTGCCATTGATGTGGTGTCGGTGCGGTTGTGGCTGGATCGCACCGTTCAGGTCGCCGATCCCGCCAATGTCTTCTCCCGGTTCGAGGGCCTGCGCGGCGCCGGGGGCACCTTCTTCATGCTGGATCAACTGCAGGCCGACACGCTGCAGGAGCTCTGGGGCGACCAGCCGGTGCAGGGATCGGTGATCGCCAGCGACTTCTACAACGCCACGGCGATCGCCGAGCTCAGTGATCAGGCGATCGTCGACTGCCTGATGCAGGACCTGCTGCCCCAGGCGCAGCCCGCCTTCCGCGATGCGCAGGTGGTGGATCAGGAGGTGCGCCGCTATCCGGGATCGGTGTCGTTGTTTTCGCCGGGAAGCTTCAGCCAACGGCCACCGTTGGAGTCGTCTCTGGAGAGGGTGGTCTGCGCCGGCGACTGGGTGCGCATGGGCAGGCGTGAATTCGGTGCCAAGGGCCTCTGCCAGGAACGTGCCTATGTGTGCGGGCTTGAGGCTGCCAATTCCTTGCTGCGGAAGGGGATTGTGCAGGGCAGTGACCCTGCTGCCAGCCGCCAGCACGCGGTGCTTCCGATCCGCGCCGATGAACCGCAGGTTGTGCTCGGCCGGGCGTTGAACAAGTTGGTGATGGACCCGCTGGAGGCTGCGGGCATCCGCTGGCCCTGGCTGGCGGGCTGA
- a CDS encoding gamma-glutamyltransferase family protein, with translation MLRALLLILSLCIGGAVSAAAPVSRDDPESADPGGQTISTAAGSGVVVTANPLASSAALAMLQTGGSAVDALVTAQAVLAVVEPQSSGLAGGGFLLHWDEQEHSLEVLDGREVAPERSRADDLLDPSGKPRPWREATSLLNAIGIPGTIALLWEAHQQHGRLPWSTTLQPAIRLARDGFKPSPRLRRSLGMAKRIGIDHSPAFQALYLPGGQAPPANQLFRNPALARTLTTLAREGGPSFYKGALAQQILNEISALQSDEPGFRGWTSADLATYAVVRRQPLCKQQLNHRLCTVPPPSSGGLAVLQTLSLLQELNGPTGASASDPRSWQRLAQAQSWADADRLYWVRDPIDGAIPSRGLLDPAYIRARARTIQVSPARRPTPGLPPGTTRYPFALPKQGREEGTSHLSIVDRQGNIASYTSSVETVFGSRHLIAGMVMNNQLTDFSFQPSIDGQPVANRRWPGRRPVSSMAPMIVFKAGRPVLAIGSPGGRSIPHILSRVLLASLVWQESPPRAVGLPHLSARSTQLVLEKDPPLPWPIDIDRWDPDDQPRLIRRLGSGTALLQWTDGRWYGVADPRREGTALALP, from the coding sequence ATGCTCCGTGCACTGCTGCTGATTCTCAGTCTCTGCATCGGCGGCGCAGTCTCGGCGGCTGCACCGGTCAGCCGCGACGACCCGGAATCTGCCGATCCCGGCGGCCAGACCATCTCCACGGCTGCGGGATCCGGCGTCGTTGTCACCGCCAATCCGCTGGCCAGCTCCGCGGCCCTGGCCATGCTGCAAACCGGCGGTTCCGCGGTGGATGCCCTGGTCACGGCGCAGGCGGTGCTGGCTGTGGTGGAACCCCAAAGCTCAGGCCTGGCGGGTGGTGGTTTCCTTCTCCACTGGGATGAACAGGAACACTCCCTGGAGGTGCTGGATGGCCGCGAAGTCGCCCCCGAGCGCAGCCGAGCGGACGACCTGCTTGATCCCTCCGGAAAGCCACGGCCCTGGCGTGAAGCCACCAGCCTCCTCAACGCCATCGGCATCCCCGGCACCATCGCCCTGCTCTGGGAGGCCCATCAGCAGCACGGCCGTTTGCCCTGGTCCACCACCCTGCAACCGGCCATCCGCCTGGCCCGCGATGGTTTCAAACCCAGCCCGCGCCTGCGTCGCTCGCTTGGCATGGCCAAGCGCATCGGCATCGATCACAGCCCCGCCTTCCAGGCCCTCTACCTCCCTGGTGGCCAGGCACCGCCAGCGAATCAGCTGTTTCGCAACCCTGCCCTGGCCCGAACCCTCACAACCCTGGCGAGAGAAGGAGGCCCGTCGTTCTATAAGGGAGCCCTGGCGCAACAGATCCTGAACGAGATCAGCGCCCTCCAATCCGATGAACCCGGCTTCCGCGGCTGGACCTCGGCTGATCTGGCCACCTATGCGGTGGTGCGTCGCCAACCCCTCTGCAAGCAACAACTGAACCACCGCCTCTGCACGGTTCCACCACCCAGCAGCGGCGGGCTGGCGGTGCTGCAGACCCTGTCCCTGCTGCAGGAGCTGAACGGTCCCACCGGCGCGTCCGCGTCGGATCCCCGGTCCTGGCAGCGCCTGGCTCAGGCCCAGAGCTGGGCGGATGCCGATCGCCTCTACTGGGTGCGCGATCCGATCGATGGCGCCATCCCCAGCCGCGGTCTGCTCGATCCGGCGTACATCCGTGCCCGCGCCCGGACGATTCAGGTCAGCCCCGCTCGGCGCCCGACACCTGGCCTGCCCCCGGGGACCACGCGCTATCCCTTCGCCTTACCGAAGCAGGGCCGGGAAGAGGGCACAAGCCATCTCTCGATCGTGGATCGCCAGGGCAACATCGCCAGCTACACCAGCTCGGTTGAGACGGTGTTCGGCAGCCGCCACCTGATCGCCGGGATGGTGATGAACAATCAGCTCACCGACTTCTCCTTCCAGCCTTCGATCGACGGCCAGCCGGTGGCGAACCGGCGCTGGCCGGGACGCCGGCCGGTGTCCTCAATGGCACCGATGATCGTGTTCAAGGCAGGGCGGCCGGTCCTCGCGATCGGCAGTCCCGGAGGGCGCAGCATCCCCCACATTCTCAGCCGCGTGCTGCTGGCCTCCCTCGTCTGGCAGGAGTCACCGCCCAGGGCTGTGGGACTGCCCCATCTCTCGGCACGATCAACCCAGTTGGTGCTGGAGAAGGATCCACCCCTGCCCTGGCCGATCGACATCGATCGTTGGGATCCCGACGATCAACCACGTCTTATTCGACGTCTCGGCAGCGGCACCGCTCTCCTACAATGGACCGACGGTCGGTGGTATGGCGTCGCCGATCCACGCCGTGAAGGGACAGCCCTGGCGCTGCCCTGA
- a CDS encoding protein adenylyltransferase SelO family protein gives MSTTSKSFTEFAERVDYSLLESLHPDPEATADGIDHRPRPVYSGHWVPVKPTPIPNPEYVAHSQTLFAELGLDDALAQDPAFTSLFSGDASVATPPMRPWGWATGYALSIYGTEYIQQCPFGTGNGYGDGRAMSIVEGVFNGKRWEMQLKGGGPTPYCRGADGRAVLRSSVREFLAQEFMHALGVPTSRSLTLYMSRAESVRRPWYSENSRSFDPDVMVDNPAAISTRVAPSFLRVGQIELFARRARDDAHPEARLELQLIVQHLIERNYGPEIDASLPFNQQVLELARLFRERLISLVANWMRVGYCQGNFNSDNCAAGGYTLDYGPFGFCELFDPRFQPWTGGGAHFSFFNQPVAAEANYRMFWKSLRTLLEGDDNAQEQLDRLQQGFATAMQLQLETMWASKLGLPAYDEALVGELLQLMVASKADYTKTFRLLCERPGHSSELHPSFYLPSSDAIDAHWQAWLKRWHASLSSNDNLSETSAAMRRVNPAITWREWLIAPAYQQAEQGDHELVRELQLLFRHPYDDPSEALASRYDQLKPREFFSAGGISHYSCSS, from the coding sequence ATGTCCACCACTTCGAAGAGCTTCACGGAGTTCGCCGAGCGGGTCGACTACTCCCTGCTGGAGAGTCTGCATCCGGATCCTGAGGCTACTGCGGATGGCATCGATCACCGTCCTCGGCCGGTCTACTCAGGTCACTGGGTTCCGGTGAAACCGACGCCGATTCCCAACCCGGAATACGTGGCCCACAGCCAGACCCTGTTCGCTGAACTGGGTCTGGACGACGCTCTTGCCCAGGACCCTGCCTTCACCAGCCTGTTCTCCGGAGATGCCTCCGTGGCCACTCCGCCGATGCGCCCCTGGGGTTGGGCCACCGGGTATGCCCTCTCGATCTACGGCACCGAGTACATCCAGCAGTGCCCGTTCGGGACGGGTAACGGTTACGGCGATGGACGGGCCATGTCGATCGTGGAAGGGGTGTTCAACGGCAAACGCTGGGAAATGCAACTCAAGGGTGGTGGTCCCACCCCCTATTGCCGCGGTGCCGATGGCCGTGCGGTGCTGCGCTCGAGCGTGCGCGAATTCCTGGCCCAGGAGTTCATGCACGCCCTCGGCGTTCCAACCTCCCGCTCGCTGACGCTGTACATGTCGCGCGCTGAGAGCGTGCGCCGCCCCTGGTACTCGGAGAACTCCCGCTCCTTCGATCCGGATGTGATGGTGGACAACCCGGCAGCCATCAGCACCCGCGTCGCTCCATCGTTTCTGCGCGTCGGCCAGATCGAGCTGTTCGCCCGCCGAGCCCGCGACGATGCTCACCCGGAGGCGCGCCTGGAGTTGCAGTTGATCGTGCAACACCTGATCGAACGCAACTACGGACCAGAGATCGACGCCAGCCTGCCGTTCAACCAGCAGGTGCTCGAGCTGGCCCGCCTGTTCCGCGAACGACTCATCTCCCTGGTCGCCAACTGGATGCGGGTTGGCTACTGCCAGGGCAATTTCAACAGCGACAACTGCGCCGCAGGGGGCTACACCCTTGATTACGGCCCCTTCGGATTCTGTGAGCTGTTCGATCCCCGCTTCCAACCCTGGACCGGCGGTGGTGCCCACTTCTCCTTCTTCAACCAACCTGTGGCTGCGGAGGCGAACTACCGCATGTTCTGGAAATCGCTGCGCACCCTGCTGGAGGGAGACGACAACGCCCAGGAGCAGCTTGATCGGCTGCAGCAGGGCTTCGCCACAGCGATGCAGCTGCAACTCGAGACGATGTGGGCCAGCAAGCTCGGTCTGCCCGCCTACGACGAGGCGTTGGTCGGCGAGCTGCTGCAGCTGATGGTGGCCTCCAAGGCCGATTACACCAAAACCTTCCGGCTGCTCTGCGAGCGACCCGGCCATTCATCCGAGCTGCATCCGAGTTTCTACCTGCCCAGCTCCGACGCGATCGATGCCCATTGGCAAGCCTGGTTGAAGCGCTGGCACGCCTCACTCAGCAGCAACGACAACCTGAGCGAGACGTCTGCAGCGATGCGGCGCGTCAACCCCGCCATCACCTGGCGCGAATGGCTGATTGCCCCCGCCTACCAGCAGGCCGAACAGGGCGATCATGAGCTGGTGCGGGAGCTGCAGCTGTTGTTCCGCCACCCGTACGACGACCCATCGGAAGCGCTTGCATCGCGTTACGACCAACTCAAACCACGCGAGTTCTTCAGCGCTGGGGGAATCTCTCACTACAGCTGTTCGTCATGA
- a CDS encoding lipocalin-like domain-containing protein, whose product MNASSVQPQERPTTSQQVHGVWSLVTYLVEVKESDETFPPMGNNPSGYVIFTPEGRLAFTLSAEGRQAAESIEDSAGLLSSMIAYTGTYTLEDNRWITRVDVAWNPEWVGTEQTRYFRIDDDRLTVTTPWRVMPNWPEKGLTRSIVTFQRCR is encoded by the coding sequence TTGAACGCCTCGTCCGTCCAACCACAGGAGCGACCGACAACCAGCCAGCAGGTCCATGGCGTCTGGAGCCTGGTGACCTATCTCGTGGAGGTCAAGGAATCGGACGAGACATTTCCGCCAATGGGGAACAACCCCTCGGGCTATGTGATCTTCACCCCTGAAGGGCGACTGGCCTTCACCCTTTCCGCCGAAGGCCGCCAGGCAGCTGAAAGCATCGAGGACAGTGCCGGTCTGCTCAGCAGCATGATCGCCTACACCGGCACTTACACGCTGGAGGACAACCGCTGGATCACCAGGGTGGACGTGGCCTGGAATCCAGAATGGGTTGGCACCGAACAGACCCGTTATTTCCGTATTGACGATGACCGGCTCACGGTCACAACCCCCTGGCGTGTGATGCCGAACTGGCCGGAGAAGGGACTCACCCGCAGCATCGTGACCTTCCAGCGTTGTCGGTGA
- a CDS encoding ParA family protein, protein MFLTVFGQKGGVAKTCTSVHLACVWAQQGHSVCVVDADRNRSATAYAARGMLPFEVVPVEAAAKATRAAQVIITDGQASSHEEELKNLSAGADLVLLPTTPQARSVELTIELSSILRSMDTLHAALLVKVDSRKQRLANDARQTLDGFGVDVLTAEIPLLAAFEKAEVEGVCVSEAVDDRGRADLRRMGGWSAYCAAAVQIRERLMAADATDSMIA, encoded by the coding sequence ATGTTCCTGACGGTTTTCGGACAGAAAGGAGGCGTTGCCAAAACCTGCACCAGTGTTCACCTCGCCTGCGTCTGGGCACAACAGGGTCATTCGGTGTGTGTCGTGGATGCCGATCGCAATCGCTCCGCCACGGCGTATGCCGCCCGTGGCATGTTGCCGTTTGAGGTTGTGCCCGTCGAAGCCGCTGCCAAGGCAACCCGGGCAGCCCAAGTGATCATTACCGATGGCCAGGCCAGCAGCCACGAAGAGGAACTCAAAAACCTCTCCGCTGGTGCCGATCTGGTGTTGTTGCCAACAACGCCCCAGGCCCGGTCGGTGGAACTCACCATTGAGCTGTCGTCCATCCTGCGCAGCATGGACACCCTGCATGCGGCCCTTCTGGTGAAGGTCGACAGTCGTAAGCAACGTCTGGCCAACGACGCTCGCCAGACGCTGGACGGTTTCGGAGTGGACGTGCTGACCGCTGAAATCCCCTTGCTTGCGGCCTTTGAGAAGGCGGAGGTTGAAGGCGTCTGTGTCTCGGAAGCCGTTGACGATCGCGGCCGGGCCGACCTGCGCCGGATGGGAGGTTGGTCGGCCTACTGCGCTGCAGCCGTCCAGATCAGAGAGCGGCTGATGGCGGCGGACGCGACGGATTCGATGATCGCCTGA
- a CDS encoding glycosyl hydrolase family 57, with product MISLPPIAGREADLQSLLQSQSPVWIQHSNLNLDRIRSSFACALHMHQPTIPAGADGALISHLQYMIEHQGEGDNHNAEPFAQCYRRLADLMPQLIREGCNPRIMVDYSGNLLWGVEQMGRQDITGALRYLACDAEMQRHVEWLGSFWSHAVAPSTPIPDLKLQITAWQHQFAAMFGDEALQRVRGFSPPEMHLPNHPDTLFEFISALRQSGYRWLMVQEHSVETLDGAALSQEQKYLPNRLIARNSSGETISITALIKTQGSDTKLVGQMQPCYEALGLQRLPLGGREVPPLVSQIADGENGGVMMNEFPSAFIQANQRIREAQNGTVAINGTEYLELLDAAGLSSDQFPTIQAVQQQRLWQSIDARPTPAKVSQAIDDLTKAGEGFSMEGASWTNNLSWVEGYDNVLEPIKQLSARFHQHFDAALAEDPSLTRRRNYQEALLHVLLLQTSCFRYWGQGTWTDYARTIHQRGEALLP from the coding sequence TTGATCTCCCTTCCTCCCATCGCCGGTCGCGAAGCGGATCTGCAAAGCCTGTTGCAATCACAAAGCCCCGTCTGGATCCAGCACAGCAATCTGAACCTTGATCGGATTCGTTCCAGCTTCGCCTGTGCGTTGCACATGCACCAACCGACCATTCCCGCCGGTGCCGATGGGGCGTTGATCTCCCATCTCCAGTACATGATCGAGCACCAGGGAGAAGGCGACAACCACAACGCCGAACCCTTCGCCCAGTGCTACAGGCGGCTGGCCGACCTGATGCCGCAACTGATCCGTGAGGGCTGCAACCCGCGCATCATGGTGGATTACTCGGGAAATCTGCTCTGGGGTGTTGAGCAGATGGGACGGCAGGACATCACCGGAGCACTGCGTTATCTGGCCTGTGATGCAGAGATGCAGCGCCATGTGGAGTGGCTTGGCAGCTTCTGGAGCCACGCGGTGGCTCCCTCCACACCGATCCCCGACCTGAAGCTTCAGATCACAGCCTGGCAGCATCAGTTTGCGGCCATGTTCGGGGATGAGGCACTTCAGCGGGTCAGGGGGTTCTCGCCACCGGAGATGCACCTGCCCAACCATCCCGACACCTTGTTCGAATTCATCAGCGCCCTCAGGCAATCCGGTTATCGCTGGCTGATGGTGCAGGAGCACAGCGTTGAAACCCTCGACGGTGCCGCTCTCAGTCAGGAGCAGAAGTATCTGCCGAACCGGCTGATCGCCCGCAACAGTTCCGGCGAGACGATCAGCATCACGGCGCTGATCAAGACCCAGGGGTCCGACACCAAATTGGTGGGACAGATGCAGCCCTGCTACGAAGCGCTTGGGCTGCAAAGGCTGCCGTTGGGTGGCCGGGAGGTGCCGCCACTGGTGAGTCAGATCGCTGATGGCGAAAACGGCGGCGTGATGATGAATGAATTCCCATCGGCATTCATCCAGGCGAATCAGCGCATCCGGGAAGCGCAGAACGGCACCGTCGCCATCAACGGCACGGAGTATCTCGAGCTGCTGGATGCCGCCGGACTGAGCAGCGATCAGTTCCCGACCATCCAGGCCGTTCAGCAGCAGCGCCTCTGGCAGAGCATCGACGCAAGGCCAACCCCAGCCAAGGTGTCGCAGGCCATCGACGACCTCACCAAAGCCGGTGAGGGCTTTTCAATGGAAGGGGCTTCATGGACCAACAACCTCAGCTGGGTTGAGGGTTACGACAACGTGCTGGAACCGATAAAACAGCTCAGTGCACGCTTTCATCAGCACTTTGACGCGGCCCTTGCTGAGGATCCGAGCCTGACCAGGCGAAGGAATTATCAGGAAGCTTTGCTGCACGTGTTGCTGCTGCAAACCAGCTGTTTTCGCTACTGGGGCCAGGGAACCTGGACCGACTATGCCCGCACGATTCACCAGCGCGGTGAAGCCCTGTTGCCATGA
- a CDS encoding TIGR03643 family protein: MSANQQLPIEDVDRVIEMAWEDRTPFEAIEMQFGLKEKDVIALMRFELKASSFRMWRRRVSGRRTKHQATSKADRFRAPCHR, encoded by the coding sequence ATGAGTGCAAACCAACAGCTGCCGATCGAGGATGTGGATCGGGTAATCGAAATGGCCTGGGAAGATCGCACGCCGTTTGAAGCCATTGAGATGCAGTTCGGCCTCAAGGAGAAGGATGTGATCGCCTTGATGCGCTTTGAGTTGAAAGCTTCATCATTCCGGATGTGGAGACGGCGCGTCAGTGGACGTCGTACCAAACATCAGGCGACCAGCAAGGCGGATCGCTTCCGAGCCCCGTGCCACCGCTGA
- a CDS encoding DUF1499 domain-containing protein has protein sequence MAFLASLVLPVLMLFHVVGPVPADLGIHNGHLSPCPGPAHCAEKQWTAMDSNAEFLTLTHAVALLPRTQIVEQTAQYLHAEVSSALFGFVDDLELLDTGTSVEARSISRLGDSDLGVNANRLASLRP, from the coding sequence ATGGCCTTCCTTGCATCACTGGTGCTGCCGGTGCTGATGTTGTTCCACGTCGTGGGCCCCGTCCCTGCGGACCTCGGCATTCACAACGGCCATCTCAGCCCCTGCCCGGGGCCCGCTCACTGCGCCGAAAAGCAATGGACGGCGATGGACTCCAACGCTGAATTCCTGACCCTGACCCATGCAGTGGCGTTGCTGCCTCGCACACAGATCGTCGAGCAGACCGCCCAGTACCTGCACGCGGAAGTAAGCAGTGCCCTGTTCGGATTCGTGGATGATCTTGAGCTGCTGGACACCGGAACCAGCGTCGAAGCCCGTTCCATCTCCCGCCTCGGCGACTCAGACCTCGGCGTCAATGCCAATCGCCTGGCGTCGCTCAGGCCTTGA
- a CDS encoding DUF2130 domain-containing protein: MNDIICPHCGKAFKVDETGYADILKQVRDREFEQQLRERLSLAEKDKRSAINLAVEKIKAEMQTVAAGKELEIQELKASLETRTISQQLAITEAVSAAEKQRDLLAGELQQVRDSNTTATRLAETKFAKEIQAITLKKDGELRELRSQLESSGVQQKLAIREALTSIEKQRDELRSELSQSELKHQLAEQSLKERYELQIHDRDQAIERLRDMKARLSTKMVGETLEQHCETEFNRIRAAAFPRAYFEKDNDATSGSKGDYIFRDLDALNTEIISIMFEMKNESDTTATKKKNEDFLKELDKDRREKNCEYAVLVSLLEPDSELYNSGIVDVSHRYDKTYVIRPQFFIPFITLLRNASLKSLEAKAELALVKAQNIDITNFENELETFKGNFSRNTDLARRRFQTAIDEIDKSILHLQKTKDALIGADNNLRLANDKAQDVSIKKLTRRNPTMAAKFAEVRDQQQSS, from the coding sequence ATGAATGACATCATCTGCCCCCATTGCGGCAAGGCATTCAAGGTTGATGAAACTGGCTACGCCGATATTCTCAAACAGGTTCGTGATCGAGAATTTGAACAACAACTGCGGGAGAGGCTGTCGCTGGCGGAAAAGGATAAGCGCAGTGCCATCAATCTTGCTGTTGAAAAAATCAAGGCCGAGATGCAAACGGTTGCAGCAGGCAAGGAACTGGAAATTCAAGAACTGAAGGCATCCCTGGAGACCCGGACGATCAGCCAGCAGCTGGCGATCACGGAAGCGGTCAGTGCGGCAGAAAAGCAACGCGATCTTCTGGCTGGTGAACTCCAGCAGGTCCGCGACAGCAACACCACCGCAACCCGTCTTGCAGAGACAAAATTCGCCAAGGAAATTCAAGCCATCACTCTTAAGAAAGATGGTGAGCTCCGCGAGCTTCGTTCCCAGCTGGAGTCCAGCGGAGTGCAGCAGAAACTTGCAATCCGGGAGGCCCTGACCTCTATTGAGAAACAGCGTGATGAGCTTCGCAGTGAATTAAGTCAGAGCGAACTGAAGCATCAGCTTGCCGAACAAAGCCTGAAGGAGCGTTACGAACTTCAGATCCATGACCGGGATCAGGCGATTGAACGACTTCGTGACATGAAGGCCCGTCTCTCAACAAAAATGGTGGGCGAAACCCTTGAACAGCACTGCGAAACGGAATTCAACCGAATCCGTGCAGCGGCCTTCCCGCGGGCTTATTTTGAAAAAGACAACGATGCCACGTCCGGCAGTAAAGGCGACTACATATTTCGTGATTTAGATGCGCTGAATACCGAAATTATCTCCATAATGTTTGAAATGAAAAACGAGTCTGATACGACCGCAACCAAGAAGAAAAACGAAGACTTTTTAAAAGAGCTTGACAAAGATCGCCGAGAAAAAAATTGCGAATACGCGGTTCTTGTTTCTCTGCTTGAACCCGATAGCGAACTTTACAATTCTGGAATCGTCGATGTCTCCCACAGATACGACAAAACCTATGTCATCCGTCCACAATTCTTCATCCCATTCATCACACTTTTACGCAATGCATCGTTGAAATCACTGGAAGCCAAAGCCGAACTTGCCTTGGTTAAAGCGCAGAATATCGATATCACCAATTTCGAAAATGAATTGGAAACATTCAAGGGCAACTTCTCGCGCAATACCGATCTGGCACGACGACGCTTTCAGACCGCGATTGATGAAATTGACAAGTCCATTCTTCACCTTCAGAAAACCAAAGATGCACTGATCGGTGCGGACAACAATCTGCGGCTCGCCAACGACAAAGCGCAGGACGTTTCAATCAAAAAACTGACGCGGCGCAATCCGACCATGGCGGCCAAATTCGCAGAGGTGCGTGATCAACAACAGAGTTCCTGA